Proteins from a single region of Mustela erminea isolate mMusErm1 chromosome X, mMusErm1.Pri, whole genome shotgun sequence:
- the FHL1 gene encoding four and a half LIM domains protein 1 isoform X4: MASHRHSGPSSYKVGTMTEKFDCHYCRDNLQGKKYVQKDGHHCCLKCFDKFCANTCAECRKPIGADSKEVHYKNRYWHDTCFRCAKCLHPLANETFVAKDNKIFCNKCTTREDAPKCKGCFKPIVAGDQNVEYKKTVWHKDCFTCSNCKQVIGTGSFFPKGEDFYCVTCHETKFAKHCVKCNKAITSGGITYQDQPWHAECFVCVTCSKKLAGQRFTAVEDQYYCVDCYKNFVAKKCAGCKNPITAPTSGAGIRVERGLVPRGWWFFIEKIEA; the protein is encoded by the exons ATGGCTTCCCATAGGCACTCAG GTCCATCCAGCTACAAGGTGGGCACCATGACTGAGAAGTTCGACTGCCACTACTGCAGGGACAACCTGCAGGGCAAGAAATACGTGCAGAAGGATGGCCACCACTGCTGCCTGAAGTGCTTCGACAAGTTCTGCGCCAACACCTGTGCAGAGTGCCGGAAGCCCATCGGCGCCGACTCCAAG GAGGTTCACTATAAGAACCGCTACTGGCATGACACCTGCTTCCGCTGTGCCAAGTGCCTTCACCCCTTGGCCAACGAGACCTTTGTGGCCAAGGACAACAAGATCTTTTGCAACAAGTGCACCACTCGGGAGGATGCCCCCAAGTGCAAGGGGTGCTTCAAGCCGATCGTGGCAG GAGATCAGAACGTGGAGTACAAGAAGACCGTCTGGCACAAAGACTGCTTCACCTGCAGCAACTGCAAGCAAGTCATCGGGACTGGAAGCTTCTTCCCTAAAGGGGAAGACTTCTACTGCGTGACTTGCCACGAGACCAAATTTGCCAAGCATTGCGTCAAGTGCAACAAG GCCATCACATCTGGAGGAATCACTTACCAGGATCAGCCCTGGCATGCCGAGTGCTTTGTGTGTGTTACCTGCTCTAAGAAGCTGGCTGGGCAGCGTTTCACCGCTGTGGAGGACCAGTATTACTGCGTGGATTGCTACAAGAACTTTGTGGCCAAGAAGTGTGCTGGATGCAAGAACCCCATCACTG CGCCAACCTCCGGGGCAGGCATCCGGGTGGAGAGAGGACTTGTCCCTCGTGGGTGGTGGTTCTTTATAGAAAAAATCGAAGCTTAG
- the FHL1 gene encoding four and a half LIM domains protein 1 isoform X3, translating to MASHRHSGPSSYKVGTMTEKFDCHYCRDNLQGKKYVQKDGHHCCLKCFDKFCANTCAECRKPIGADSKEVHYKNRYWHDTCFRCAKCLHPLANETFVAKDNKIFCNKCTTREDAPKCKGCFKPIVAGDQNVEYKKTVWHKDCFTCSNCKQVIGTGSFFPKGEDFYCVTCHETKFAKHCVKCNKAITSGGITYQDQPWHAECFVCVTCSKKLAGQRFTAVEDQYYCVDCYKNFVAKKCAGCKNPITGFGKGSSVVAYEGQSWHDYCFHCKKCSVNLANKRFVFHEEQVYCPDCAKKL from the exons ATGGCTTCCCATAGGCACTCAG GTCCATCCAGCTACAAGGTGGGCACCATGACTGAGAAGTTCGACTGCCACTACTGCAGGGACAACCTGCAGGGCAAGAAATACGTGCAGAAGGATGGCCACCACTGCTGCCTGAAGTGCTTCGACAAGTTCTGCGCCAACACCTGTGCAGAGTGCCGGAAGCCCATCGGCGCCGACTCCAAG GAGGTTCACTATAAGAACCGCTACTGGCATGACACCTGCTTCCGCTGTGCCAAGTGCCTTCACCCCTTGGCCAACGAGACCTTTGTGGCCAAGGACAACAAGATCTTTTGCAACAAGTGCACCACTCGGGAGGATGCCCCCAAGTGCAAGGGGTGCTTCAAGCCGATCGTGGCAG GAGATCAGAACGTGGAGTACAAGAAGACCGTCTGGCACAAAGACTGCTTCACCTGCAGCAACTGCAAGCAAGTCATCGGGACTGGAAGCTTCTTCCCTAAAGGGGAAGACTTCTACTGCGTGACTTGCCACGAGACCAAATTTGCCAAGCATTGCGTCAAGTGCAACAAG GCCATCACATCTGGAGGAATCACTTACCAGGATCAGCCCTGGCATGCCGAGTGCTTTGTGTGTGTTACCTGCTCTAAGAAGCTGGCTGGGCAGCGTTTCACCGCTGTGGAGGACCAGTATTACTGCGTGGATTGCTACAAGAACTTTGTGGCCAAGAAGTGTGCTGGATGCAAGAACCCCATCACTG GGTTTGGTAAAGGCTCCAGTGTGGTGGCCTATGAAGGACAATCCTGGCACGACTACTGCTTCCACTGCAAAAAGTGCTCCGTGAACCTGGCCAACAAGCGCTTTGTTTTCCACGAGGAGCAAGTGTATTGCCCCGACTGTGCCAAAAAGCTGTAA
- the FHL1 gene encoding four and a half LIM domains protein 1 isoform X1, with translation MASHRHSGPSSYKVGTMTEKFDCHYCRDNLQGKKYVQKDGHHCCLKCFDKFCANTCAECRKPIGADSKEVHYKNRYWHDTCFRCAKCLHPLANETFVAKDNKIFCNKCTTREDAPKCKGCFKPIVAGDQNVEYKKTVWHKDCFTCSNCKQVIGTGSFFPKGEDFYCVTCHETKFAKHCVKCNKAITSGGITYQDQPWHAECFVCVTCSKKLAGQRFTAVEDQYYCVDCYKNFVAKKCAGCKNPITGKRTVSRVSHPVSKARKPPVCHGKRLPLTLFPSANLRGRHPGGERTCPSWVVVLYRKNRSLAAPRGPGLVKAPVWWPMKDNPGTTTASTAKSAP, from the exons ATGGCTTCCCATAGGCACTCAG GTCCATCCAGCTACAAGGTGGGCACCATGACTGAGAAGTTCGACTGCCACTACTGCAGGGACAACCTGCAGGGCAAGAAATACGTGCAGAAGGATGGCCACCACTGCTGCCTGAAGTGCTTCGACAAGTTCTGCGCCAACACCTGTGCAGAGTGCCGGAAGCCCATCGGCGCCGACTCCAAG GAGGTTCACTATAAGAACCGCTACTGGCATGACACCTGCTTCCGCTGTGCCAAGTGCCTTCACCCCTTGGCCAACGAGACCTTTGTGGCCAAGGACAACAAGATCTTTTGCAACAAGTGCACCACTCGGGAGGATGCCCCCAAGTGCAAGGGGTGCTTCAAGCCGATCGTGGCAG GAGATCAGAACGTGGAGTACAAGAAGACCGTCTGGCACAAAGACTGCTTCACCTGCAGCAACTGCAAGCAAGTCATCGGGACTGGAAGCTTCTTCCCTAAAGGGGAAGACTTCTACTGCGTGACTTGCCACGAGACCAAATTTGCCAAGCATTGCGTCAAGTGCAACAAG GCCATCACATCTGGAGGAATCACTTACCAGGATCAGCCCTGGCATGCCGAGTGCTTTGTGTGTGTTACCTGCTCTAAGAAGCTGGCTGGGCAGCGTTTCACCGCTGTGGAGGACCAGTATTACTGCGTGGATTGCTACAAGAACTTTGTGGCCAAGAAGTGTGCTGGATGCAAGAACCCCATCACTG GGAAAAGGACTGTGTCAagagtgagccacccagtctctaAAGCTAGGAAGCCCCCAGTGTGCCACGGGAAACGCTTGCCTCTCACCCTGTTTCCCAGCGCCAACCTCCGGGGCAGGCATCCGGGTGGAGAGAGGACTTGTCCCTCGTGGGTGGTGGTTCTTTATAGAAAAAATCGAAGCTTAGCAGCTCCTCGAGGCCCG GGTTTGGTAAAGGCTCCAGTGTGGTGGCCTATGAAGGACAATCCTGGCACGACTACTGCTTCCACTGCAAAAAGTGCTCCGTGA
- the FHL1 gene encoding four and a half LIM domains protein 1 isoform X2 — translation MTEKFDCHYCRDNLQGKKYVQKDGHHCCLKCFDKFCANTCAECRKPIGADSKEVHYKNRYWHDTCFRCAKCLHPLANETFVAKDNKIFCNKCTTREDAPKCKGCFKPIVAGDQNVEYKKTVWHKDCFTCSNCKQVIGTGSFFPKGEDFYCVTCHETKFAKHCVKCNKAITSGGITYQDQPWHAECFVCVTCSKKLAGQRFTAVEDQYYCVDCYKNFVAKKCAGCKNPITGKRTVSRVSHPVSKARKPPVCHGKRLPLTLFPSANLRGRHPGGERTCPSWVVVLYRKNRSLAAPRGPGLVKAPVWWPMKDNPGTTTASTAKSAP, via the exons ATGACTGAGAAGTTCGACTGCCACTACTGCAGGGACAACCTGCAGGGCAAGAAATACGTGCAGAAGGATGGCCACCACTGCTGCCTGAAGTGCTTCGACAAGTTCTGCGCCAACACCTGTGCAGAGTGCCGGAAGCCCATCGGCGCCGACTCCAAG GAGGTTCACTATAAGAACCGCTACTGGCATGACACCTGCTTCCGCTGTGCCAAGTGCCTTCACCCCTTGGCCAACGAGACCTTTGTGGCCAAGGACAACAAGATCTTTTGCAACAAGTGCACCACTCGGGAGGATGCCCCCAAGTGCAAGGGGTGCTTCAAGCCGATCGTGGCAG GAGATCAGAACGTGGAGTACAAGAAGACCGTCTGGCACAAAGACTGCTTCACCTGCAGCAACTGCAAGCAAGTCATCGGGACTGGAAGCTTCTTCCCTAAAGGGGAAGACTTCTACTGCGTGACTTGCCACGAGACCAAATTTGCCAAGCATTGCGTCAAGTGCAACAAG GCCATCACATCTGGAGGAATCACTTACCAGGATCAGCCCTGGCATGCCGAGTGCTTTGTGTGTGTTACCTGCTCTAAGAAGCTGGCTGGGCAGCGTTTCACCGCTGTGGAGGACCAGTATTACTGCGTGGATTGCTACAAGAACTTTGTGGCCAAGAAGTGTGCTGGATGCAAGAACCCCATCACTG GGAAAAGGACTGTGTCAagagtgagccacccagtctctaAAGCTAGGAAGCCCCCAGTGTGCCACGGGAAACGCTTGCCTCTCACCCTGTTTCCCAGCGCCAACCTCCGGGGCAGGCATCCGGGTGGAGAGAGGACTTGTCCCTCGTGGGTGGTGGTTCTTTATAGAAAAAATCGAAGCTTAGCAGCTCCTCGAGGCCCG GGTTTGGTAAAGGCTCCAGTGTGGTGGCCTATGAAGGACAATCCTGGCACGACTACTGCTTCCACTGCAAAAAGTGCTCCGTGA